In one Erythrobacteraceae bacterium WH01K genomic region, the following are encoded:
- the murB gene encoding UDP-N-acetylmuramate dehydrogenase yields MANIRGTLKQDAPLAKLVWFKSGGNADWLFEPADLDDLRHFLDALEGAMPVMALGLGSNLIIRDGGVPGVVIRLGKPFAQVETHDDHVVSCGAGAHGILVSSTARDAGIAGLEFLRGIPGTVGGFVRMNGGAYGRETADVLIDCDVIMPGGELVNLPRDDLRYTYRHSALPEQAVVVAARFQGSAGDPEEIGREMDRIAQAREAAQPIRSKTGGSTFKNPDGHKAWQLVDEAGCRGLTMGGAQVSEKHTNFMINTGDATSADIEGLGEEVRRRVYENSGIELEWEIKRVGRP; encoded by the coding sequence ATGGCGAATATTCGCGGCACCCTGAAACAGGATGCGCCGCTGGCGAAGCTGGTCTGGTTCAAGAGCGGCGGCAATGCGGACTGGCTGTTCGAGCCCGCCGACCTCGATGACCTGCGGCATTTCCTCGACGCGCTCGAAGGGGCGATGCCGGTCATGGCGCTGGGGCTGGGGTCCAACCTCATCATCCGCGACGGCGGTGTGCCTGGCGTCGTAATCCGGCTCGGCAAGCCTTTCGCGCAGGTGGAAACGCATGACGATCATGTCGTCTCCTGCGGGGCCGGGGCGCACGGCATCCTCGTATCCTCAACCGCGCGCGACGCCGGTATCGCAGGGCTGGAATTCCTGCGCGGTATCCCCGGCACGGTCGGCGGGTTCGTGCGGATGAATGGCGGCGCCTACGGACGGGAAACGGCCGATGTCCTGATCGATTGCGACGTCATCATGCCGGGCGGCGAACTGGTCAATCTGCCACGGGACGATCTGCGCTACACCTATCGCCACTCGGCCCTGCCGGAACAGGCGGTCGTCGTCGCGGCACGGTTCCAGGGCTCTGCCGGGGATCCGGAAGAAATCGGGCGGGAAATGGACCGCATTGCCCAGGCGCGCGAGGCCGCCCAGCCAATCCGCAGCAAGACGGGCGGCTCCACCTTCAAGAACCCGGACGGGCACAAGGCCTGGCAACTGGTCGACGAGGCAGGCTGCCGCGGCCTCACCATGGGCGGTGCGCAGGTCAGCGAGAAACATACCAATTTCATGATCAACACCGGCGATGCCACCAGTGCCGACATCGAAGGGCTGGGCGAGGAAGTACGCCGCCGCGTTTACGAGAATTCCGGCATCGAGCTGGAATGGGAAATCAAGCGGGTAGGGCGACCCTGA
- a CDS encoding D-alanine--D-alanine ligase, with amino-acid sequence MTQSSILERSLHAVVLMGGWANERPVSLMSGEGVAKALEKRGHTVTRIDMDREVAARIAEAAPDVVFNALHGVPGEDGTVQGMLDLMGVPYTHSGLATSVIAIDKELTKQALVPHGIPMPGGRIVKSAELHEKDPLSRPYVLKPVNEGSSVGVAIVTDESNYGNPIRRDAAGPWQEFAQLLAEPFIRGRELTTAVVGDKALAVTELKPKSGFYDFDAKYTDGMTDHVCPAEIPEAIEALCKKYALKAHRVLGCRGTSRTDFRWDDEQGEDGLFVLETNTQPGMTPLSLVPEQAKFAGMEYEDLVEIVIRDALDHFAAAAGGESGDGNG; translated from the coding sequence ATGACGCAAAGCAGCATCCTTGAACGCAGTCTTCACGCGGTCGTCCTGATGGGCGGGTGGGCCAATGAACGCCCCGTCAGTCTGATGTCGGGCGAAGGCGTGGCGAAAGCGCTGGAAAAACGTGGCCACACCGTGACGCGTATCGACATGGACCGGGAGGTCGCGGCCCGCATTGCGGAGGCCGCGCCCGACGTGGTGTTCAACGCGCTGCACGGCGTTCCGGGCGAAGACGGTACGGTGCAGGGAATGCTCGACCTGATGGGCGTCCCGTATACCCATTCCGGACTGGCGACCTCCGTCATTGCCATCGACAAGGAACTGACGAAGCAGGCGCTCGTCCCGCATGGAATACCCATGCCGGGCGGGCGGATCGTGAAAAGCGCCGAGCTGCACGAGAAAGATCCGCTGTCCCGCCCTTACGTCCTGAAACCGGTGAACGAAGGATCGTCGGTCGGCGTCGCGATCGTCACCGACGAAAGCAATTACGGCAATCCCATTCGCCGCGATGCTGCCGGTCCGTGGCAGGAATTCGCCCAACTGTTGGCCGAACCCTTCATCCGCGGGCGGGAGCTGACGACCGCCGTGGTCGGTGACAAGGCGCTGGCCGTCACCGAGCTGAAGCCCAAGAGCGGTTTCTACGACTTCGACGCCAAATACACCGACGGCATGACCGATCACGTCTGCCCGGCCGAAATCCCCGAAGCGATAGAGGCCTTGTGCAAGAAATACGCGCTGAAGGCGCACCGCGTGCTGGGATGTCGCGGCACCAGCCGGACCGATTTCCGCTGGGACGACGAGCAGGGCGAGGACGGCCTGTTCGTGCTGGAAACCAACACCCAGCCGGGCATGACGCCGCTCAGCCTGGTGCCGGAACAGGCGAAGTTCGCAGGCATGGAATACGAAGACCTGGTCGAAATCGTCATCAGGGACGCATTGGACCATTTCGCAGCAGCAGCAGGCGGGGAATCGGGCGATGGCAACGGTTAA
- a CDS encoding FtsQ-type POTRA domain-containing protein has translation MATVKRKTTGVRRSTAAKSRAAKARTAKTRTQGGVNRALSLLPFDDDQLHRIFLAIILGGAVALAWFVASLAGVPALAQNEVAKLASDAGFEVRRVKVTGVQRMNELKIYERALAEQDRPMPLVDLDALREELVALPWVEDARVSRQLPDMLSIDVVERTPHAVLKAPDRLVLIDASGEELEPISEKNAKGMLHVEGSGAARQVAHLGKLLDAAPALRSKVANAEWVGNRRWNLTFTTDQVLALPQGDRDAATALVQFARLDGQNRLLGGKVATFDMRAPERIYMRVPGRAAEMLGEGGVN, from the coding sequence ATGGCAACGGTTAAGCGCAAGACCACTGGCGTTCGGCGATCGACGGCTGCAAAATCGCGCGCGGCCAAGGCCCGGACGGCGAAGACCCGGACGCAGGGCGGGGTCAACCGCGCGCTGTCCCTGCTGCCGTTCGACGACGACCAGCTGCACCGCATCTTCCTCGCCATCATCCTGGGCGGGGCCGTGGCGTTGGCGTGGTTCGTCGCGAGTCTGGCGGGCGTTCCGGCCCTGGCGCAGAACGAGGTGGCCAAGCTGGCCAGCGACGCAGGCTTCGAGGTTCGCCGCGTCAAGGTGACCGGGGTCCAGCGGATGAACGAGCTCAAGATCTACGAGCGCGCGCTGGCCGAACAGGACCGGCCCATGCCGCTGGTCGATCTCGACGCATTGCGAGAGGAACTCGTGGCGCTGCCGTGGGTGGAGGATGCGCGCGTATCCCGCCAGCTTCCCGACATGCTGTCGATCGACGTGGTCGAGCGCACGCCGCACGCGGTGTTGAAAGCGCCGGACCGCCTTGTACTGATCGATGCCAGCGGCGAAGAACTGGAGCCCATCAGCGAGAAGAACGCCAAAGGCATGCTGCATGTCGAGGGCTCGGGGGCTGCCAGACAGGTGGCCCATCTTGGCAAGCTGCTGGACGCTGCGCCCGCGCTCCGCAGCAAGGTGGCGAATGCGGAATGGGTCGGCAATCGCCGCTGGAACCTGACTTTCACTACGGACCAGGTGCTGGCCCTGCCGCAAGGTGACCGGGACGCGGCGACCGCTCTGGTCCAGTTCGCGCGGCTCGACGGGCAGAACCGCCTGCTGGGTGGGAAGGTCGCGACGTTCGACATGCGCGCGCCCGAGCGTATCTACATGCGGGTTCCGGGCCGCGCGGCCGAAATGCTGGGCGAAGGAGGGGTGAACTGA
- the ftsA gene encoding cell division protein FtsA, with product MGLPRISRVFGAINIGSFRISAMILGQSESGELIVLGSGHRASQGVRRGYIVDMAAATYAVRDVVERAEKAAGTGIASVWVGCSGAGLANQVSQVEVPIGGRRIEEEDIQHLLVAARETIQPDGKMVLHAQPAQYTLDGAHGASDPVGLHAERLGVDIHVMLADGAPVKNLRDAVESAHLSVEAVVAAPIACAEACLSPEERELGTALVEIGAELTNVSIFQNGMLRSLHAIPIGSGDITDAIAGDFGIRRFQAERLKCVFGSAIASPSDHREMVPLAQQAEGAPEVDRVSRAELVSVVTGQLSRLTDEINRVFKAHETGGARSSQVVLTGGGAELAGIAEFAQGALGRPVRIGKPSQLRGLPDAHATPGFTTLAGLCLYAARDPVDIRSIPDTSQTMVTYSGLGLIKRVLAASKEYF from the coding sequence ATGGGACTGCCCCGCATCTCCCGCGTCTTCGGCGCCATCAATATCGGCTCGTTCCGCATCTCCGCGATGATCCTCGGGCAATCGGAATCGGGCGAACTGATCGTGCTGGGCAGCGGGCACCGCGCCAGCCAGGGCGTCCGCCGCGGCTATATCGTCGACATGGCGGCGGCGACCTACGCCGTGCGCGACGTGGTCGAACGGGCGGAGAAGGCGGCCGGGACCGGAATTGCCAGTGTCTGGGTCGGTTGTTCCGGTGCAGGGCTCGCCAACCAGGTGAGCCAGGTCGAGGTGCCCATCGGTGGTCGCCGGATCGAGGAAGAGGACATCCAGCACCTGCTGGTGGCCGCGCGCGAGACGATCCAGCCCGACGGCAAGATGGTTCTCCACGCGCAGCCCGCACAATATACGCTGGACGGCGCACATGGCGCGTCCGACCCTGTCGGCCTGCATGCAGAGCGGCTGGGCGTCGATATCCACGTGATGCTGGCCGATGGCGCGCCGGTGAAGAACCTGCGCGACGCGGTGGAAAGCGCGCATCTCTCGGTCGAGGCGGTGGTTGCCGCACCGATCGCCTGCGCCGAGGCGTGTCTAAGCCCGGAGGAACGCGAACTGGGCACAGCGCTGGTCGAGATCGGGGCGGAACTGACCAATGTCTCGATCTTCCAGAACGGAATGCTGCGCTCACTCCATGCCATACCCATCGGATCGGGTGACATCACAGACGCGATTGCCGGCGATTTCGGGATCCGCCGTTTCCAGGCGGAACGGCTGAAATGCGTGTTCGGTTCGGCCATTGCCAGCCCGTCCGACCACCGCGAGATGGTGCCGCTGGCGCAGCAGGCGGAAGGCGCGCCGGAAGTCGACCGGGTGAGCCGAGCCGAGCTGGTATCTGTCGTGACGGGCCAGCTTTCCCGCTTGACGGACGAGATCAACCGCGTGTTCAAGGCGCATGAAACGGGCGGCGCGCGCAGCAGCCAGGTCGTCCTGACCGGCGGCGGGGCCGAACTGGCCGGGATTGCCGAATTCGCCCAGGGCGCGCTTGGCCGACCGGTGCGTATCGGCAAGCCGTCGCAGCTGCGCGGCCTGCCCGACGCCCATGCCACCCCCGGTTTCACGACGCTTGCCGGCCTGTGCCTCTATGCCGCGCGCGATCCGGTCGACATTCGCTCGATCCCCGATACGTCGCAAACCATGGTTACCTATTCGGGCCTGGGTCTGATAAAGCGTGTATTGGCGGCCTCGAAAGAGTATTTCTAA
- the ftsZ gene encoding cell division protein FtsZ, whose translation MSINIGPATTDELRPKITVIGVGGAGGNAIGNMIENGIEGVDFVVANTDAQALNNSAAEARVQLGPEITGGLGAGSRPEVGKAAAEETASEIEDLLEGVNMCFIAAGMGGGTGTGAAPVIAEAARNKGVLTVGVVTKPFLFEGTRRMRAAEAGIEELQRHVDTLIVIPNQNLFLVAKADTTFKQAFQLADEVLQQGVRSITDLMVMPGLINLDFADVKSVMEEMGKAMMGTGEGEGENRALEAAERAIANPLLDGVSMAGAKGVIISIIGGEDMKLLEVDEAANHIRELVDENANIIWGSAFNPDLDGKIRVSVVATGIERSEGTSAGTSQSMSLGSGRAPRRPVLDLPSDDMKETEAEAPAEEPAAVPAGIAGLGLSAASAGSSYDDEDEYDEDDDVDGIVDPLAGLRKEEDDDTRLVEPASDDQFGVGADDGFAGDSSDDTLDLGDASNWDDVGAGKQGGASEEPLDLGGSEESAGTTGQDSASDDLLRNADRLSEQDAPVQGGRRRQLVSGGDAEATTGQAEPARAPAAPAPSKPAKDDAGGSTLFERMANLSRGSSSKDDDDDDDDDGGSLSIPRFLGRQNNQ comes from the coding sequence ATGAGCATCAATATCGGCCCTGCGACCACCGACGAACTGCGCCCCAAGATCACCGTTATCGGTGTCGGCGGCGCCGGCGGCAACGCGATAGGCAACATGATCGAGAACGGCATCGAGGGCGTCGATTTCGTCGTTGCTAACACCGATGCGCAGGCGCTCAACAATTCGGCGGCAGAGGCGCGGGTCCAGCTCGGACCGGAAATCACCGGGGGCCTGGGTGCAGGATCGCGTCCCGAAGTGGGCAAGGCCGCGGCCGAGGAAACCGCCAGCGAGATCGAGGACCTGCTGGAAGGCGTGAACATGTGCTTCATCGCTGCCGGCATGGGCGGCGGTACCGGCACGGGCGCGGCGCCCGTGATCGCGGAAGCTGCCCGCAACAAGGGCGTGCTGACCGTCGGTGTCGTGACCAAGCCGTTCCTGTTCGAAGGCACGCGCCGGATGCGCGCTGCCGAAGCAGGGATCGAGGAATTGCAGCGCCACGTCGATACGCTGATCGTCATTCCAAACCAGAACCTGTTCCTGGTCGCCAAGGCCGACACCACGTTCAAGCAGGCGTTCCAGCTGGCCGACGAAGTCCTGCAGCAGGGCGTGCGCTCGATCACTGACCTGATGGTGATGCCGGGCCTCATCAATCTCGACTTTGCCGACGTGAAGTCGGTGATGGAAGAGATGGGCAAAGCGATGATGGGCACAGGCGAGGGCGAGGGGGAGAACCGCGCTCTCGAAGCGGCCGAACGCGCCATTGCCAATCCCCTGCTCGACGGTGTGTCGATGGCCGGGGCGAAGGGTGTCATCATCTCGATCATCGGCGGTGAGGACATGAAGCTGCTCGAAGTCGACGAGGCGGCCAACCACATCCGCGAACTGGTCGACGAAAACGCCAACATCATCTGGGGTTCGGCATTCAATCCCGATCTCGACGGGAAGATTCGCGTTTCGGTCGTGGCCACCGGTATCGAGAGGAGCGAAGGCACATCCGCCGGGACCAGCCAGTCGATGTCGCTCGGCTCGGGCCGCGCCCCGCGCCGTCCGGTCCTGGACCTTCCGTCCGACGACATGAAGGAAACGGAAGCGGAAGCGCCTGCGGAGGAGCCGGCAGCGGTTCCTGCCGGAATCGCGGGGCTGGGCCTCAGCGCAGCATCCGCGGGCTCGTCCTATGACGACGAAGACGAGTATGACGAGGACGACGATGTCGATGGCATCGTCGATCCGCTGGCCGGCCTTCGCAAGGAAGAGGACGATGACACGCGTCTGGTAGAGCCTGCTTCGGACGACCAGTTCGGGGTCGGCGCAGACGACGGGTTTGCGGGCGATTCGTCCGACGACACGCTCGACCTAGGCGATGCCAGCAATTGGGACGATGTCGGCGCCGGCAAACAGGGCGGGGCGAGTGAAGAGCCGCTCGACCTCGGAGGCAGCGAGGAATCCGCCGGAACGACCGGTCAGGATAGCGCGTCCGACGACCTGCTTCGTAACGCCGACCGGCTCAGCGAACAGGATGCGCCGGTCCAGGGCGGTCGCCGCCGGCAGCTCGTTTCGGGCGGCGATGCCGAAGCGACAACCGGCCAGGCAGAACCGGCGCGGGCCCCGGCTGCGCCTGCTCCGAGCAAGCCTGCCAAGGACGATGCCGGGGGCAGCACGCTGTTCGAACGCATGGCCAATCTCTCGCGCGGTAGTTCGTCGAAGGACGACGACGATGACGACGATGACGATGGCGGTTCGCTCAGCATTCCGCGCTTCCTCGGACGCCAGAACAACCAGTAA
- a CDS encoding SPOR domain-containing protein produces the protein MTHRILTLLGTAGLGSLAALSPMPLAAQGTAVVQPLPPAASGELNRALRRLDSNPRDVDALIMAAAASLELDDIDAAIGFYGRADELSPGNPRVKAGTAAAYVRVQRPVEALRLFDEAERAGVRPISMAGDKGLAHDLVGNNRDAQLAYRRALSFEEDAEIRRRMALSYAISGDREAFESTLLPLLEQRDFAAYRTRSFGLAILGEPDEGIAIADAVMPREMAERVEPYLRYMRRLTPAQQAAAANLGIFPRAAAIGRDDPRIVAAREAGSAPALAAVDTPLAPSGRPLGQSQAAQQTAPQARQTSQADDGEDDDARLTREQRQALLAQRRQRGRLPSRANRQVRIAEPEPAPAEQQAAAAAVPAAPTSPPVQTASNTSAPSPPSATRPATERGELPALAAGGELPPVGAAATVTPPASSDPSPAQAQTSTGTTPAANQTLARVDVAPSSAGSSTPVTVASLPAATPAPGFDLGQAAAQSTAPANPITLPPSNTAPAQRPVASVSDAFADLLSLPDTSEQPRPGNAVDITAIEIPREEAAAPEPAAAPPEPEKPANVSRIWVQVATGRDRSALKFDWRRLSRQAPEVLDDNGPFVASWGETNRLLAGPFSSRSAANSAVSALSEQGIDAFRFTSANGEEIEELD, from the coding sequence ATGACACACCGCATCCTCACCCTGCTCGGAACTGCCGGTCTCGGCAGTCTTGCAGCCCTGTCGCCCATGCCACTGGCCGCGCAAGGCACGGCTGTCGTCCAGCCCCTGCCGCCGGCAGCATCGGGCGAACTCAACCGCGCGCTGCGACGACTCGACAGCAACCCCCGCGATGTCGATGCCCTCATCATGGCGGCTGCGGCCTCGCTGGAGCTGGACGATATCGACGCCGCGATCGGCTTCTATGGCCGCGCGGACGAGCTTTCGCCGGGCAATCCGCGAGTGAAGGCGGGGACTGCCGCAGCCTATGTCCGGGTGCAGCGCCCGGTAGAGGCCCTGCGCCTGTTCGACGAGGCGGAGCGCGCGGGCGTGCGCCCGATCTCCATGGCCGGCGACAAGGGACTGGCCCACGACCTGGTCGGCAACAACCGCGATGCGCAGCTGGCCTATCGCCGCGCGCTGTCCTTCGAGGAGGATGCCGAGATCCGGCGGCGGATGGCGCTCAGCTACGCCATTTCGGGCGACCGGGAGGCGTTCGAATCGACCCTTCTGCCATTGCTGGAGCAGCGCGATTTCGCAGCCTATCGCACCCGCTCCTTCGGCCTTGCCATCCTGGGCGAGCCCGATGAGGGGATCGCCATCGCCGATGCTGTCATGCCGCGCGAAATGGCAGAGCGGGTTGAGCCCTATCTTCGCTACATGCGCCGCCTCACACCGGCGCAGCAGGCGGCCGCTGCCAATCTCGGCATTTTCCCGCGAGCAGCGGCCATCGGCCGGGACGATCCGCGCATCGTGGCGGCGCGCGAGGCGGGCAGCGCCCCGGCACTGGCTGCGGTCGATACGCCTCTCGCCCCGTCCGGAAGGCCGCTCGGCCAATCCCAAGCAGCGCAGCAAACAGCGCCGCAGGCCCGGCAGACGTCGCAGGCGGATGATGGCGAGGATGATGATGCACGCCTGACCCGCGAACAAAGGCAGGCACTTCTGGCGCAGCGTCGCCAGCGTGGACGACTGCCGTCGCGCGCCAATCGGCAGGTTCGCATTGCCGAACCGGAACCTGCGCCCGCCGAGCAGCAAGCGGCAGCGGCCGCCGTTCCGGCCGCTCCGACGTCGCCTCCTGTCCAGACGGCAAGCAATACATCCGCGCCATCTCCTCCCTCCGCCACGCGGCCGGCCACCGAACGCGGTGAACTGCCAGCGCTTGCGGCAGGCGGAGAATTACCGCCGGTTGGCGCGGCTGCCACGGTCACGCCCCCGGCATCTTCGGACCCTTCCCCGGCACAAGCTCAGACGTCGACCGGCACGACTCCTGCCGCAAACCAGACGCTTGCCCGGGTCGATGTCGCTCCGTCGAGCGCCGGGTCGTCCACGCCGGTCACCGTCGCAAGCCTGCCGGCCGCAACGCCTGCGCCCGGTTTCGATCTTGGCCAGGCAGCAGCGCAATCGACCGCACCCGCCAATCCGATAACGCTCCCGCCGTCGAACACTGCCCCGGCACAGAGGCCGGTCGCTTCGGTGTCCGACGCGTTTGCAGATCTCCTGTCGCTGCCGGACACGAGTGAACAGCCCCGCCCGGGCAACGCAGTAGACATCACCGCCATCGAGATCCCGCGCGAGGAAGCAGCGGCGCCCGAGCCTGCTGCCGCTCCGCCCGAGCCCGAGAAGCCTGCGAATGTCAGCCGTATCTGGGTGCAGGTTGCGACGGGCCGCGATCGCTCCGCATTGAAGTTCGACTGGCGCCGTTTGTCGCGGCAGGCGCCCGAGGTGCTGGACGATAACGGTCCCTTCGTCGCCAGCTGGGGCGAGACGAATCGCCTGCTCGCCGGTCCCTTTTCCAGCCGGTCCGCTGCCAATTCCGCGGTGAGCGCCTTGTCCGAACAGGGGATCGACGCATTCCGGTTTACCAGCGCCAATGGCGAGGAAATCGAAGAGCTGGATTGA
- a CDS encoding YbjN domain-containing protein gives MMLADPEQRGADSPPVDMLAALFEARGWTAQRVSEDELSGEIQGSWTKYQIRCIWRREDKVLQLICLPEIRVADDKRPGALDLLARVNEQMWLGHFDIWSQGGMLIYRHGALLGDDGLLSVSQAQAVVETAIEECDRFYPAFQFVLWGDKEPGDALRAAMVDAAGEA, from the coding sequence ATGATGTTGGCCGATCCGGAGCAGCGCGGCGCGGACAGCCCCCCCGTCGACATGCTCGCTGCCCTGTTCGAGGCGCGCGGCTGGACCGCGCAGCGGGTCAGCGAGGACGAGCTTTCGGGCGAAATCCAGGGGAGCTGGACGAAATACCAGATCCGCTGCATCTGGCGCCGCGAGGACAAGGTCTTGCAACTGATCTGCCTGCCGGAAATCCGCGTCGCAGACGACAAACGTCCCGGCGCGCTCGACCTGCTGGCGCGGGTGAACGAGCAGATGTGGCTGGGGCACTTCGACATCTGGTCCCAGGGCGGAATGCTGATCTATCGTCACGGCGCACTGCTGGGCGATGACGGCTTGCTGAGCGTCAGCCAGGCGCAGGCGGTGGTCGAGACGGCGATCGAGGAATGCGACCGTTTCTACCCGGCCTTCCAGTTCGTCCTGTGGGGCGACAAGGAGCCCGGCGATGCCCTGCGGGCGGCGATGGTCGACGCGGCGGGCGAGGCCTGA
- a CDS encoding pyrroline-5-carboxylate reductase dimerization domain-containing protein, producing the protein MFGSILICGYGTMTGAMVEGWLRAGIPPATFTVYHPRGKEVPEGMGMTTQWPSTPFSAVLLGVKPDALGVVAPHLRKVAGRDTAVLSVLGGVDLVTLRAAFPAAGSVVRFMPNLACAINKSPNALIAEGLDGAGRDNVTALAAALGTAEWLEDEAQFDLVTALAGSGPGFTYRFIDALAKAGHRLGLDAGQAERLATAMVEGAAALAAGSERSPGELTRRVASPGGMTQRGLDVLDEGDALVHLLEKTLGATRDRGAELAEQARENG; encoded by the coding sequence ATGTTCGGCAGCATCCTGATCTGCGGCTATGGCACCATGACGGGGGCCATGGTGGAGGGATGGCTTCGCGCCGGCATTCCGCCCGCCACATTCACGGTCTACCATCCCCGCGGGAAGGAAGTGCCGGAAGGCATGGGCATGACGACGCAATGGCCGTCCACCCCGTTCAGCGCCGTATTGCTGGGGGTGAAGCCGGATGCGCTTGGCGTGGTGGCACCGCATCTTCGGAAGGTGGCAGGCAGGGATACCGCCGTGCTGTCCGTGCTGGGCGGGGTCGATCTTGTCACGCTGAGGGCTGCGTTCCCGGCAGCCGGCAGTGTCGTTCGGTTCATGCCCAATCTCGCCTGCGCCATCAACAAATCGCCCAACGCCCTGATCGCGGAAGGGCTGGACGGGGCCGGCCGGGACAATGTCACGGCGCTCGCCGCCGCGCTTGGCACTGCGGAGTGGCTGGAGGACGAGGCGCAGTTCGACCTGGTCACGGCGCTCGCCGGATCGGGGCCGGGCTTCACCTATCGCTTCATCGATGCGCTGGCGAAGGCCGGTCACCGTCTCGGCCTGGATGCAGGGCAGGCGGAGCGGCTGGCGACCGCGATGGTGGAGGGCGCAGCCGCCCTTGCGGCAGGCTCGGAGCGGTCGCCGGGGGAATTGACACGGCGGGTCGCCAGCCCGGGCGGCATGACGCAGCGCGGTCTGGACGTTCTGGACGAGGGGGACGCGCTTGTCCACCTGCTGGAAAAGACGCTGGGCGCGACGCGCGACCGGGGTGCGGAACTGGCAGAGCAGGCGCGGGAAAACGGTTAA
- a CDS encoding Bax inhibitor-1/YccA family protein gives MANWNDPRQSQQGFGSVPRAGGDVASRTTFDAGLRSYMLKIYNYMVSGVLLTGVVALLTAQSGLAYSFASGPLMWIVALSPLAIVFAMSFGANKFSRTTLQAMFWGFAFLMGLSLSTIFLVYTGGSIAATFFATAGAFAGLSLFGYTTKKDLSGFGTFLIMGVVGLIIASVINIFLGSSTLELAISFLGVLIFAGLTAYDTQRLKNDYQRLRGTAWEGKSVILGALSLYLDFINMFLFLLRFMGAARE, from the coding sequence ATGGCAAATTGGAACGACCCCCGGCAGTCGCAGCAGGGCTTCGGCTCGGTGCCGCGCGCAGGAGGCGACGTTGCTTCGCGCACGACCTTCGACGCAGGCCTGCGCAGCTACATGCTGAAAATCTACAACTACATGGTGTCCGGCGTCCTGCTGACCGGCGTCGTCGCTCTGCTGACGGCGCAGTCCGGCCTCGCCTACTCCTTCGCCAGTGGTCCGCTGATGTGGATCGTGGCGCTGTCCCCGCTGGCCATCGTCTTCGCGATGAGCTTCGGCGCGAACAAGTTCTCGCGCACGACGCTGCAGGCGATGTTCTGGGGCTTCGCCTTCCTGATGGGCCTGTCCCTGTCGACGATCTTCCTCGTCTATACCGGCGGTTCCATCGCGGCGACCTTCTTCGCAACGGCCGGTGCCTTCGCCGGTCTCAGCCTGTTCGGTTACACCACGAAGAAAGACCTGTCTGGCTTCGGCACGTTCCTGATCATGGGCGTGGTCGGTCTGATCATCGCCAGCGTCATCAATATCTTCCTGGGCTCGAGTACGCTCGAACTGGCCATCAGCTTCCTCGGCGTGCTGATCTTCGCAGGCCTCACCGCCTACGACACGCAGCGGCTGAAGAACGACTACCAGCGCCTGCGCGGCACGGCATGGGAAGGCAAGTCGGTGATCCTGGGCGCGCTGAGCCTGTATCTCGACTTCATCAACATGTTCCTGTTCCTGCTGCGCTTCATGGGTGCGGCCCGCGAATAA